The region ACGGTCACACCGCCAAGCGCTGCGGTCAACGCCTCGGGGTACGCCACTGCCTCCACCCTCCTGAAGTAGGGGCTAGCCGAGGCCCACCTTCGTGACCTCGTCCACGCCGGGCTGTCCCTCGACGAGAGCCTTGATTGTCGCGATCTTCTCTGGTCTGACGGTATGTAGGAAGAACGCTGCAGCGGTCCATTTCTGCGAGGACTCGGATGCGGTGACGGAGACAGCTTCGTCGAAGGTCACGTACATGGTCGCGGCACTCTCGACGAGAGTCTCCTTGATCGCGGCGGCCTGCGCGTCGGTGTAATCCTGCTGTCGGCACGCGGGATTCGGTGACTGGGCGCTGCAGAGCCGGATGACAAACACAGTGGATTGCTGGTTGTCGCCGCTGCTGACGCGCTGCCAAATCAGGAACGCCCCAGCGGCGGTGGTGGCAATCAGCACCACGCACATGGCGACCACCGCAGCGATCACCTTCCCCCGAACACCTGGGCGACGCGGCGGCATGGAAGGCGGCGGTGAGGACGGTTGCCCGTACGCCTCCCCGTGCGGTGGCCCGTACGGCTGCTGGCCGTGGTCGTGCGGTGCCTGCGGCTGGGACGTGTCCATCGGCTCACGATAATTGCCAGGGATCCGCGAGTTGCTCAGCCTCGGCCACGAACTCATCGAGCTCTGCTGAGGTCAGGTGCGCCCGGGGAAGTAGGTAGCCGAGGACGAAGATCTCGATCCCGAGCATGTTTACGGCGGCAATGGGGTCGGCGAGCTCTGGCTCGCCGAGGGCGGCCCGGATCAGATGCTCCATTTCGAGAGCTGGCAGGCAGTCGAGTTCCTGGTGCGACGCCTGGGTCATCGACACGAAGGCGGCCACATCGGCTGGGGTAGCGTTGGGTCCGAAGTGCTCGTCGACCGCGAGCGCGAACACGGTACCGATGAATTGCAGGCCGCCTGTCCAACCGTCGCGGCCGAGCTGCACCGCGAAGGCGTCCGCGGCGTCCCAGTCAGCTCTGGCCAGGGCCCGAATCCGCTCGCTGAGGGAGGTTAGGTTCATGGGCGGGTCAGGCCGATGGTGGTGGCGAGGCGGGTTACGTCGGCCGTGGTGGTGCCGGTGCGGAGCACGGCGGTGAGTGCGGTACGGGCGGTGGGGCGGATGCGGGTCTCGGCGGGGGCGATGCGGTCGGCGGTGACCAGGGCTTGGCCAGCCGTGCGAGGGTTGCCGAGGTCGAGGTAGGCGCGGGTGATGTCGATCAGATGGGCGGCTCGGTGTTCGGCGGGTAGCCGTCCCCAGGCGTCGCTGCTGGTGGCGTACTGGTGGATGGTGATGGCCTGGTGGTTGTCGCCAAAGCTGGCGGCGATCAGGGCGCGGGCGAGGTCGACCACGGTGGACCCGAACGCGATGTCGCCGCTGTCGCGGTCGGGGTGGGTGTCGTGCGTGCCGGCCAGACGTGCCGCGTGGTCGGCGAGGTCACGGGCGGCGGTCGCGTCCCGGCAGGTCGCGGCCGAGAGAGCGGCTTCGACCAGCAGAGTCCCGGCCAGGGCCAGGTCGTCCGGCGCGGGCTTGTGGGATGGCGGCGGGGTGAGCTGGCGTACGGCGGTGATGCTGGCGGCCATCGCCAGCCGGCCTCGGTTGAGGGTGCGGAGCGCCTGAGCCAGTGGAATCGTCGCGAGCGCGGTGCGGATTCCCGGCGGCGGTGGCTATCGCCCGGTCGGCAGCCAGCCAGGCAAGGTTGGGCTCGCCGAGCTTGACAAGCAGGTGGGCAGCGAGCCGGTGTACCTGTACCAGCAGATCGAGGGTGTGCGCTGGGCCGGTGGTGGCTGCGAGGGTGCGGGCGTCGTGGAGTAGGTCGGGGAGCATCCGCAGCACCTGTGGGTGGTCGGCGTGCTGGTACGCCGTCCAGGCGTACGCCAGTTGGGCGGCGACTGACGGCGGCGGCTGGTGCTCGTCGACGCCGGCGCCGGGGGAGTCGTAGCAAGCCAGGGCGGCCCCCACCTGCTCCACTGCCCCGGCGACATCCTCGATTGACTTCGGCTGTCGTGCGGGGCGGGTGAGCAGGATCTCCGGGGTGACGCCGAGCGCCTCGGCGACAGCCTCGATGACCGAGAGCCGTTCGAGCTGTCGCACGCCGCGCTCGACCTTGTCGACCCAGCTTTTCGATTTGCCGATCCGGTTGGCGAAGACCTGTTGGGTCATTCCGCGCCGCGCTCGTAGCTGGGCCACTCGCCGCCCGTTGGCGACGTCTCGCTGTTGCGCTGTCGGCCTGGCCCGGTCATCGGTGGTCCACACGGTGCATGGCCTCGGTGGACTCGCCGCAGCGGGGGCACCACCGCGACTTGACCTTGAAGGCGAGGAGTCCGGGCAGGAACCCCGGCAGTAGGCCGCCGAACAGGATCGACAGGATCTCCTCGATCACGAGCGCCCACACCCCCGCCCGGTCACCGTTGACCCTCGACGATCCGGCGCAGGGCTTCGCAGCGTACGCGCAGCTGGATGCAGGGTGGGTGGTATTCGCTGGTGGGCCAGGTGCATTCGGGGGCGTGACCGGTGATCCAGACCGAGACGCTGGTGGCCGATGTGCTGTCGGTGTGCACCTTGGCGACGATCAGGGCAACGGTGCGGTCGACGTCGCAGTTGGCTTCGTCCGGGTGGTACCAGTCCTCGCTGTCGAGCCGCAGCAGGGTGCCGGGTGGGATGCACGGCAGGTCGGGTGCGGTCATCGGCTGCCTGCCTGTCCGGAGAGGATGCGCTGCTGGGCGTGGGGGAGGACCGGTCCGATCAGGGCGGTCGGAACGTCCCACGCCGGTCGGGTAGGGGTGGCGGATCGCCGGTCCTCCAGCCGATGCCGCCCGTGGTACTCCCGCCGCCGGCTCACCGCCCAGTCTCCGGTGTGAGGAGGCCGATCAGGACCGCCGACAGCAGGTTGGCGTACGGAATGTTCTCGTCGATCACGAGCACTCTCATCTTCTGGCGTGGCCGGGGGCAGGGGGTTGCCGCACCCACAACCCCCGGCCGTTCCACCGGACTTGAATCGGGTCACTGTCCGTTCGGGTGCGTCGAGTTGACCTCACCGAGGCGGTGGCGTGGGTCGGTGCGCGTGGTGCCTATCGGTGCGGATCAGTGCCGAGGGCTCCCTGTTCACGATGTGTCCGATACTGTGCGTGTGACCGGCCACTACGCATGGAGGGTCAGGGGAAGGTGACACTCAGCGGGGATGCGATCAGCCGTTTGTTGACCGAGGTGGGCTGGCAGCCCGAACAGCTTGCCCGGCGCCTCAATGAATGCGCGGAACGACATGGCCGAACAGAGCGACTGCACCTCAAGACGCCGTACAAGTGGAAGAAAGGCGACGTCCCCCGCAGTCCGTGGCCATCGTTGACCATCGCGCTGTTGTCCGAGCAGTTACGCCGAGCGGTCACTCTCGATGAGCTGGGTTGGCCTGACGACGGGTTTGAGGCTATGACCGCTTCTGCCGGCTTGGAGCTGCCCTGGTCACCAGCCGGGGCCTTGCAAGCGGCCGAGGTCGTGAACGAACCTGAAGGAATGATGCACCGACGGATGTTTCTCACTCTGCTCGGATCTGCACTGACGTCACCTGCGCACGAGTGGTTGATCACCCAGCAGCCATTAGACGTTGCGTCGACCACCGGTCGTCCGCTTTCCGGCGAGGTCGTTGACCACCTGGACGCCGTGACGGCCAGCCTCCGACGCATGGACGACCATCTCGGCAGCGGACAAACCCTAGGCCTGGTTCGCGAGCACCTGAGCATAGTCGTCGGAGTGCTGCGCAATCGTCGCTACCCGGACACCATTGGCCGCCGCCTTCACACCACCGCCGGTGAGCTGCTGCGCCTCGCCGGCTGGCTCTCATTCGACAATGGCCACCACAGTCAGGCGCAGCGGTTCTGGATCGCCGGTCTCTACCAGGCTCACACCGCTGGTGACCGTGGGCTCGGTGCGAACATTCTCGGATTCATGTCCTGCCAGGCCAAGGACCTCGGGCAACTCCGGCAAGCCGTGACCCTCGCGGAAACCGCGCGGGCGAGCTACCCGGGTACGAGTCCGAAGGTGGCGGCGATCCTCGACCTGCGGGCTGCCGAGGCGTATGCCAACAATCAGTCGGTGGCTGATGCCCGCCGTGCACTCGACAGTGCCTTCGACCGGCTCGCCGACAATCGGCCTGAGTACGGCGACCCGGACTGGGCCTACTGGATCAACGAGGCGCAGGCTCACGCGCAGGCGGGCTACTGCTACGTCAAGCTCGAAGATTGGTCACGTGCCCGAGAGCACCTACGAGCAGCGCTTCGGCTGCAGGGCAACGAGTACAGCCGTGAAGGCGCGCTGCGAAACGCCCTGCTCGCCACTACGTACGTCCGGCAAGGTCATCCCGACCTGGACAAAGCGCTTGCCCTCGGTGACCAGGCCGTCGATACCCTCACTGGCCAGGTCACTTCCGCGAGGTGCATCAAGCACGTGCGGAACCTTGTCGGCAGCCTGACCCCGTATCGACGTACTCCAACGGTCCACCGTTTCTGTCAGGACGCCAGAGACCTGATCGCCACCTGAGACGCAAACATCAGCGGTGGAGTCTGGAGGGGCATGGGTGCACTCCCTGAGGTCGCCGCGACCAGACGTGTCAAGATAGCCGATCTGCACGCCGTAGCTGCCGCCCTCTGCGTGGCCCGCACCACGCTCGACCAAGCGCGTTGGCGGCTTGCTGCGGTTGCGCACGGAGCGGAACGACAGGACGTCGTCGACGGGTCTACGTCATGGGAGCGGACGGCCGAGTGAGGTTCTGGAGAACGTACGTCGCCACAGACGAGCGGCCCACGTGCGTCGATTGGGGCAACCAGACCGAGGCAGATGGCGAGACAGCAGGTCATGACCAGTTCTCGGAGGACGATCCCTGGGGCTAGCGCTAACTGGTGTCAGTTGTTGCCGGCCTCGCGGGCGACACCGTGACCGTCAGTTAGGGAGCGCTCGTCACTCCTACGCTCTAGCCGGCCCACGTCCCGAGCGCGCCCGCATCTGCAACGGACGACAACGACGACGCTGGGGCCAGCCCGCCATGACACGCAAGCTGACCCCACCACCGCGAACGTTCCTGGTTACAGCAGAACTAGCCGCCTGTTTCCTGGCTGGTGACGAACGTGGGTGGGGCGTTGAGATTGATCTTTGCGAGGAGCTTCTGTGTCATGACGGTCAAGCCGATCGTGTTGAACGGCTTGCCGAGCGAGCGCATGAGGGAGTTCTCCGACGGCCGGTAGATGCCGTACTTGTAGGTGTACGCCCCTTCGTACGCACCGATGACACCGCCGTCTGGCGTGCTCTGTCCCAGCAGCCCGTACCACTTGGTCTTGCGGGAGGTGAGTTGGCTGGCGGTGTACCTCGTTACGTTGGGCGCGCTGGGCTCGGCCCCCGAGTAGCGGTTGTACGGCGTGTCGTACTCGTCAGCCAGGCCACCGATGGAGTGGCCCAGCTCGTGCTGGACGATCTGCCCGGATTGGGCGTTGCCGCCGGATGCGGTGGCCATGCTGCTGTAGCCGGCGCCGCCGTACTTGGTGCTGTTGCCGATGGCGACGATCATGTCGACCGCCGGGGCGTTCGCCGCGTACGACTTGGCCGTCGATTCGTTGAGGCACAGCAGGCGCTCGGTCCCGGAGCACCAGAAGTACATGCCCAGTGCCGTGTTCTTGTTGACACCCTGGTTGGGGTCGTTGTCCACACCCGATTCGGCGGAGACGACGTCCACCATCCACACGTTGAAGTAGTTCTTGTAGGTGCTGTACGGGGCGATCGTGGTGAGCGTGGCCCACTTCTCGGCGACGTGCTGGTGGTAGAGGGCGAGCTGGGACGACGTGTAGCCGTCGCCGACGAAGACGAGGTCGAACCGGTCGGCCGTGCTCCCGGTCTGCTGGAGCGCGGTGACGGTGGCAGGCGGCGGTGCTGCGGTGACACCGGCGGTCGTTGTCGGGGCGGCCTCGGCCGGGGCCGCGACCTGGCTTATCGTCCCGTCGGGCGAGAACGCTTCCAGCCAGCGGGTTCCGGCCGGGGCATCGGGTGCGGGGGCCGCCGACGCCTGAGTCGGCGATACGACGGCTGCGGCTGCCACGACGATGACTGTCACGGCGGCTAACCGGATGATCGGACGCAACGTGGGCCTCCTAGGCTCGATCGTGAACGGATGGCCGCGCGACCTGCTTCTAAATATCGAGGTGAATTCGTGACGTTCGGCAATCACGACATGCCATAACATCCGGGTGATGAACCTGGAGCTGCGTCACCTGCGGGCCCTGTGTGTCATCGCCGACACCGGGAGCATCACGAAGGCCGCAGCCACGCTGGGCGTGTCCCAGCCGGCCCTCACAGCTTTGTTGCAGCGGGTGGAACGGGAGATCGGCGGCCAGGTCTTCACGCGAGGGCGGCACGGCGTCCGGCCGACGTCGCTGGGGCAGTTCGTCCTCGTCCGCGCCCGTACGGTGCTGATGGCCATGGAGGACCTGCACCGCACCGCCGCTCGCCAGATCCGGCCGGTGACCGACACGGTTCGCCTCGGCGGACTCGCCGGCCCGGTTTCGGTTGGGCTCGCCGATCGGCTCGGCGACCATCTTCCCGATGTCGAGGTTCGACTGCACGCTGAGTATTCGCCGCGGCTGCTGTGGGAACTGCTGCAATCCGGCCGGCTGGACGCCGCCGCGATGCTCGACTATCCGGGTTTCGAGCTGCGGCCACCGCCCACTGTGCTGTGGGAGGTGATCGTGTTTGAGCCGGTCTTCGTGGCCCTGTGGGAGGGGCACCGGTTTGCCGAGCGCGACGAGGTGGATCTGGCGGATCTCGCCGACGAGCCGATGGCCCTGACCCCGTCGGACGGGGCCGGCTGGCCGGATTGTTGGCACCTGGCGTGTCAGCAGGCGGGCTTCGCTCCACGCGTGCTCTACACCATCTCCGATGCCGTTCCGATCCGGGAGATGGTCGCCACCCGCCGAGCCATCAGTCCGTGCCAGGCCGTGTTTCCGGCCAGCGACGGGGTAGTGGTGCGACCTCTCGCCGGCAACCCGATCACCCTGCGTCACCTTCTGGTGTGCCGCCGGGACGGTCCGCTGGCCGAGCACTTCGACGACCTCGTCCGGCTGGCCCGGGAGGCGTACCAGGCGTATGCCGCGCGACGCCCCGAGTATCTCAGGTGGCTACGCCGGCACGACGACGATGGATTACCGGCCATCCCAGCTTTCCATAATGCAGATCTTATGGATTCAGTCTGACCTCGGACTTTGTAGGTTATTTCGGCGTACGTCAACGAGTGGCAGCGGTCGACCTGTAGCGGGCCGACGAAGCTGCGCCAAGCATGGCGGAGCATCAGTCTTCCCTAATCGATGCGGATAGACCACAGTCGACGTCGGCACAGTCCCACTCGGCCGGCCCGGCCCACTCCTATCCGAGGAGCCTTCGTGACGCACTGGCGACGAATATCGAACTTCGCTCTCGCGCTGGCGCTCGCCAGCAGCCTGGGCGCGGCGGTCGGCTCCCGGCCTGCCGCCGCGGAAGCAACCGGCACCGCCGGCACCGCAGCGGCAGCCGGGACTGCTGAGGCAACCGGCACCGTGGCGGCAGCCAGCAGCGCTGGGGCGGACATCCGTACGCGGATCGAGGCGATTCCCGGCGTGACGGTGGTTTCCGACCGGACGGTGGCGCTGGGCTACCGGCAGTTCATCCTGACCTTTCGCCAGCCGAACGACCATCGGGACCCCGGTAGGGGCAGCTTCGCGCAGCGCATCAACCTGATGCACCTCGACGTCGATCTCCCGACGGTTCTGTATACCTCCGGTTACGGCGTCTCCACCGGGACCTCCCGGTCGGAGCCCACGCGGCTGCTCGGTGGGAACCAGATCTCACTGGAACACCGCTTCTTCGTGCCGTCCCGGCCGTCCCCGACGGACTGGCGGGATCTGAACATCTGGCAGGCCGCCAGTGACCAACACCGTGTCGTCGAAGCGTTCAAGCCCATCTACGCCAGCAAATGGATCTCGACGGGCGCCAGCAAGGGTGGCATGACCGCCGTCTACCACCGCAGGTTCTTTCCCGACGACGTCGACGGCACGGTCGCCTACGTTGCGCCCAACGACGTGGTGAACAAGGAGGACTCTGCCTACGATGCCTTCTTCGCCTCCGTAGGCACCGACCCGGTGTGCCGGGCCGACCTGAGCAACCTCCAGGCCGAGGCGCTACGGCGGCGAGGCGAGCTGGTGCCGCGCTTCGAGACGTACGCGACGACCAACGGCTTCACGTTCACCAGCATCTTCGGTACGGCCGACGTGGCGTTCGAGATGTTGGTCATGGATACCGTCTGGGCCTTCTGGCAGTACCTGGGCCAGGCCTGGTGTTCGAGTGTGCCGAAGACGGGGGCGGCGACGGACGACATCTGGGACTTCCTCGACGATGTCGCGGGCTTCACCTTCTACACCGACCAGGGCCTGACGCCGTACGCGCCGTACTACTACCAGGCTGCCACCCAGCTCGGCTCGCCCGCTCTCAAGTTCAGGCACCTCCGGGGCCTGCTGCGCTATCCCGGGGCCTACGACGCGGCGAACTGGGTGCCGCGGGACATTCCGGTGGGCCGGTTCGAACCGCAGGTGATGCGCCACGTCGACAACTGGGTCCGGCACGATGGCTCGGAGTTGATGTTTGTCTACGGCGAGCGGGACCCGTGGGGCTCCGAGCCGTTCCGGCTCGGTCCGGGCACGCGCGACTCGTTTGTGTTCAAGGCATCGGGTGCCAACCACGGTGCCAACATCGCCGGACTGACCGGGGCTGACGGCGCTGTCGCCACCGCCGCGTTGCTGCGCTGGGCCACCCCGGATTCGTCGGTCGAGTCGGGTCAGGGACCGAGCAGCCGGGCTGGAAAGCGCCTGCCGGTCCGGGGCTTCCGGACCGAACTGGATGAACGATGCGTGGCGGACGGCGATCCCCGGGCCTGCCGCCACTGACGGCAGTATCTGCCTGCTGCCAACGACGGCAGCGCCAAAGGGTGTCCAGATCGGCGTGACAGCCGACCTGGACACCCTCGGCGACATCGTGACCCGGCAGACTAGGCGGTGGAGCCGGGTCGGCCGCCACCGGGCTTGTCCTGGACATTCCAAGTGATCGTCGAGCTCAGGATGTCCCGCTGGTACGTGGGGTTCCGGACGAAGCCGGTGGTGTCGGTGACCCGGACCGTGTAGGTGCAGGCACCCCTACCCCGCAGGTCCTTGCGACCGCACCACGGTGACTCCGGCTGTCCCTTGGGCTGCTTGGGCTTCTTGGTCAGGACTTCGACGGAGGTCCGGCCAGCCCACTGGGTGATCTCATGGCCGTTGATGAACCAGCGGGTGGTCACCGTCGGGATGGGCACGGGGGCGACCGTCAGTGTGGCCCGGTCCCGGACCGGTGCCCTGTTCGGGGTGGCACTGTCGACCAGACCGGTCGTCTCGTAGAGCTTACGGGTCATCTCCTCGCGGCCGACCAGGTTGAACGGCTGGCGCAGGGAGCGCATCAGCGAGTTGTCGCTGGGCCGGTAGATGCCGAGGTTGTAGTAGTAGGCGCCTTCGAACGTGCCGATGGTGCCGCCGTCCGGGCTGGCCTCACCGAGCCAGTACCACCACTTCGTTCGCTGCGTGACCTGCTGGTTGGCGTTGTGGACGGAGACGTTGGCGTACGGCGGTTCCTCGCCGGTGTAGGTGCTGCCGTCATCCGGGTAGGCCCAGTACGGGTACTCGTCGGCCAGGTCGCCGAGGGAGTGGCCGAGCTCGTGCGGCAGGATCTCCGGTCCGGCCGAGTGTCCGCCGGAGAAGGTGACCAGGTTGTCCTCGATGTAGCCGGCACCACCGTACGTGGGGCTGTTGATGACGACGGCGATCTGGTCGAACGCGGGAGCGAGCCCCGCGTACGACTCGGCGGTGGGAACGTCGAGGCAGATCAGGCGTTCCAGGCCGTCGCAGTAGTAGGTGCTGTTGAGCGCGGTGTCCTTGACCACGCCCTCGGTCGGGTCGTTGTCGGAGCCGGACTCGTTGGAGACGACGTTGACCTGCCAGACGTTGAAGAGTGTGCGATAGCTGCGGAACGGCTCGCGTTGGGCCAGGATGTTCCAGCTGTAGGCCACCTGGCTGGCGTACAGGTCCTGCTCGGATTCGGTGTAGCCGTCGCCGAGGTAGACCAGGTCGATGCGCTTGTCACTGGGGCCGTTGATCTCGATCGGCGTCACCGTCGCGGTCGGCGGGGCCACGCTCCGTTGCTGGGCACCGACCTGGGCCGGCACCTCCACATAACCCTGTGGGCCGTGCTCGCCAAAGACCTCGACCTTTCGCTCGCTCGGGCCTTGGGCGTGGGCGGGTACGGCCAGAACACAGCTGGTGACGAGAAGGGCGCCGACGAGCAGGGGGAGTCTGCGCACGGGTTCTCCTTTCCGGGGAAGTGCGCAGAGTGTTGCCTGCCACCGGTCACGATCGGGTCACGTCGGCGCGGTCCGGGTTGGCCGCCTGTCCGGCAGGTTGGGCATATCCGCAGCTCGGAGCCGGGGATAACGCGGTGGATATCCCCGGTCGGGATGGAACCCGACAGCGGTGCCATTCCTGCGCTGCCGGGATCGGCCCGGTAGGCCGGGAGCGGCCATAACCGGGCTCGGGGACTCCGTCTGGGACGCCCTCGATTCCAAGGCATCCCGCTGAACCAAACTCTTCCGAAGGGATTCTGATATGCGAACATCCGCGAGAAGAGCCGCTTCCGTGGGCCTGCTCGCCGTGGTCACGCTGGCCGGTTCGGCGTGCACCAGCGGTGGCGGCGGCGGGGACCCGACAGCCCACCGACGTCGGACAAGGTGGAGACATCCACCGTGACGATCGGCGACGCAGCCGCCTCGACCGGTCCCGCCAACTGACCACCTACAAGTTGGTGGACGGGAAGTTCGTGCTGGTGGGTGATCTCGCCACCGACACCGGGACCAGCGCCGACGGCGGCCGGACCTGGAAGTTCACGCTCAAGGGCGGGATCAAGTTCGACGACGGTACGCCGGTCACCGCCAAGGACGTGAAGTACGGCATCGAGCGCCTCTACGACCCGGGGAAGGTGCTCGGACCCAAGTACGTGCCGCAGTGGTTGTCCGGCGGCGACTACGCCAAGGCGTACTAGGGGCCGGCGAAGAGCGGATCAACCCCGAGCACTACCACCGGTTCCCACACGAGTTCTCCGGCGGGCAACGCCAGCGGATCGGCATCGCCCGCGCGCTGGTCACCGAGCCGAAGTTGATCGTCGCCGACGAGCCCGTCTCCGCGCTGGACGTCTCCATCCAGGCCCAGGTGATCAACCTGCTGCACCGGCTCCAGGGCGATCTGGGAATAGCGTTCCTGTTCATCGCCCACGACCTGGCGGTGGTCCGCCACTTCTGCCACCGGGTCGCGGTGATGTACCTCGGCCGGATCGTCGAGGTCGCGGATCGCCAGACGCTCTACACCCGCCCCGCGCACCCGTACACCCACGCGCTGCTCTCCGCGGTGCCAGCCTTCCCCGAACTCACACCTCACCCCGGACCATCGCGCGAAGCCGGTCGAACACCGCCGGCCGGGCACTGAGCCCGTCATGGACGTGCTCGTTGGTGACCCACGGCCGCAGCCCCCGGACCTGGCCGGCGGTCACCATCGACTGTGCGAAGTCGACGTAGAGGTCATCGAAGTAGACGACCGCCGCGACGGGAACGGTGTTGCCGGCCAACCGGTCCGGGTCGTACAGGCGTGGCCAGTCGTCATGAGCGGCCAGCAGATCGGCGCACCCGCGCAGTGGCCTGAGCGCTGGATCCTGGTCGAAGAGCCAGGGATAGAACATCTCCGCCGTGAAGTTGACCTCGGCGCGGTGCCACAGGTCGAACTCGTCGAACTCGGCCCGCACCCGGCTCGCCGACCAGGACGAAGCGGTGCCCTGGCAGTAGATCGACTCATGTAGCAGCGCGTACAACGGCTGGCCGGCCATCGACACCATCCGGTCGACGCCGCGCAGGAAGGTGTCGGAGAGGACCGGTCCGCCCGGCGCGGATATGAAGGCCAGTTCGAGCAGATGGTGCAGGTTGTCGAAACCACTTGCCATGCCGAACGTGAGGCCCGACATCTGG is a window of Micromonospora polyrhachis DNA encoding:
- a CDS encoding M64 family metallopeptidase gives rise to the protein MTVIVVAAAAVVSPTQASAAPAPDAPAGTRWLEAFSPDGTISQVAAPAEAAPTTTAGVTAAPPPATVTALQQTGSTADRFDLVFVGDGYTSSQLALYHQHVAEKWATLTTIAPYSTYKNYFNVWMVDVVSAESGVDNDPNQGVNKNTALGMYFWCSGTERLLCLNESTAKSYAANAPAVDMIVAIGNSTKYGGAGYSSMATASGGNAQSGQIVQHELGHSIGGLADEYDTPYNRYSGAEPSAPNVTRYTASQLTSRKTKWYGLLGQSTPDGGVIGAYEGAYTYKYGIYRPSENSLMRSLGKPFNTIGLTVMTQKLLAKINLNAPPTFVTSQETGG
- a CDS encoding LysR family transcriptional regulator, which translates into the protein MNLELRHLRALCVIADTGSITKAAATLGVSQPALTALLQRVEREIGGQVFTRGRHGVRPTSLGQFVLVRARTVLMAMEDLHRTAARQIRPVTDTVRLGGLAGPVSVGLADRLGDHLPDVEVRLHAEYSPRLLWELLQSGRLDAAAMLDYPGFELRPPPTVLWEVIVFEPVFVALWEGHRFAERDEVDLADLADEPMALTPSDGAGWPDCWHLACQQAGFAPRVLYTISDAVPIREMVATRRAISPCQAVFPASDGVVVRPLAGNPITLRHLLVCRRDGPLAEHFDDLVRLAREAYQAYAARRPEYLRWLRRHDDDGLPAIPAFHNADLMDSV
- a CDS encoding S28 family serine protease — encoded protein: MTHWRRISNFALALALASSLGAAVGSRPAAAEATGTAGTAAAAGTAEATGTVAAASSAGADIRTRIEAIPGVTVVSDRTVALGYRQFILTFRQPNDHRDPGRGSFAQRINLMHLDVDLPTVLYTSGYGVSTGTSRSEPTRLLGGNQISLEHRFFVPSRPSPTDWRDLNIWQAASDQHRVVEAFKPIYASKWISTGASKGGMTAVYHRRFFPDDVDGTVAYVAPNDVVNKEDSAYDAFFASVGTDPVCRADLSNLQAEALRRRGELVPRFETYATTNGFTFTSIFGTADVAFEMLVMDTVWAFWQYLGQAWCSSVPKTGAATDDIWDFLDDVAGFTFYTDQGLTPYAPYYYQAATQLGSPALKFRHLRGLLRYPGAYDAANWVPRDIPVGRFEPQVMRHVDNWVRHDGSELMFVYGERDPWGSEPFRLGPGTRDSFVFKASGANHGANIAGLTGADGAVATAALLRWATPDSSVESGQGPSSRAGKRLPVRGFRTELDERCVADGDPRACRH
- a CDS encoding M64 family metallopeptidase, yielding MRRLPLLVGALLVTSCVLAVPAHAQGPSERKVEVFGEHGPQGYVEVPAQVGAQQRSVAPPTATVTPIEINGPSDKRIDLVYLGDGYTESEQDLYASQVAYSWNILAQREPFRSYRTLFNVWQVNVVSNESGSDNDPTEGVVKDTALNSTYYCDGLERLICLDVPTAESYAGLAPAFDQIAVVINSPTYGGAGYIEDNLVTFSGGHSAGPEILPHELGHSLGDLADEYPYWAYPDDGSTYTGEEPPYANVSVHNANQQVTQRTKWWYWLGEASPDGGTIGTFEGAYYYNLGIYRPSDNSLMRSLRQPFNLVGREEMTRKLYETTGLVDSATPNRAPVRDRATLTVAPVPIPTVTTRWFINGHEITQWAGRTSVEVLTKKPKQPKGQPESPWCGRKDLRGRGACTYTVRVTDTTGFVRNPTYQRDILSSTITWNVQDKPGGGRPGSTA
- a CDS encoding ABC transporter substrate-binding protein, with amino-acid sequence MAAAGTRQPTDVGQGGDIHRDDRRRSRLDRSRQLTTYKLVDGKFVLVGDLATDTGTSADGGRTWKFTLKGGIKFDDGTPVTAKDVKYGIERLYDPGKVLGPKYVPQWLSGGDYAKAY